GAATGTGATGTTTTGATGGCAACGAATGGACGTAGTGCCTTGCAAATAGCCAGAGAGCAGCGTCCCGACCTTATTTTACTTGATATTATTATGCCTGAGATGGATGGGTATCAAGTGTGTCAACAATTGTCTTTGGATTCGATCACTGCTGACATTCCAGTTATTTTTGTTACCGCGGAAACTGAAGTTAACGTGGAAGCCAGAGGGTTTGAAGTGGGCGCTGTCGATTTTATTACAAAGCCCTTTAATCCTTTGATTGTCAGAGCTCGTGTTATGAACCATCTCATTTTGAAGATACAAATGGATATCATGAAAGACATGGCGCTGATTGATGGTTTGACAGGGTTACCGAATCGTCGACGGTTTGATCAGGCTCTTTTGGGAGACTGGAACTTATGTCAAAGGGAGCAAAAAAATGTTGCACTATTGATGATCGATGTGGACTATTTTAAACGCTACAATGACAGCTATGGTCATTTAGCCGGTGACGAATGCTTAAAAAGTATTGCTCGAGCGCTGCAAGCTTCTGTGCGCCGAACCTCGGATAGCAGTTGTCGTTATGGTGGTGAAGAGTTTGCTTGTTTACTGCCGTTTACCGATCAAGAGGGCGCGGTTTTATGTGCTGAAAATATTATTAATGAAGTGAAGAACCTGAATATTGAGCACAAAACGTCAGATGTTAGCTCGTTTGTGACCGTTAGCATTGGTATCGCTGTAAGAACTCCAACCCTCGATGTTCAGGTAGAACAACTGGTGAAAGAAGCTGATGAAGCGCTTTATACGAGTAAACAAACTGGCCGAAATAAATTTACAGTGTATGCGTTATAACGCCATATGACACATTAGGTTTAGCCTCCGTTATCGTCCTACAATGACTCATAGACCTATAATCATTGGGCGATAGGGATGAGTTTGCTTTCCTCTGTCATAATCTTAAACGTAATTTTTCCTAAACTTTCTTTAAAGCTTTACCATATTGACTACATTTATGTGAGTACCATTTCATAGGACATTGTGGTGAAAGTTTTAATCCTCATCGCCAGTATGCTATTGGCCTTTACGGCGCGCGCATCTGACGTCCCCATAGAAGAGCTGCGGTTTCCCGACCAGCAACTGCAAAAATGTGTGTTGGCGATGGCGCAACAACAACACATTCATTCTTCACGCGACATGGAATATTTGCAGTGTGCGTTTGAAGGAAATGTGTCATTGGCAGGTATTAAACAGTTACCAGAACTGAAGTCGCTTGTGTTGAGTGGCGGTGAAATAAATGACCTGCCAGCTCTTAATCATATTCCAGCCTTACGTGACATATTACTTAGCCGTGTTAATTTAAATAAAGTAGATAAGTTGAATAAGCCGGATTTGGATGTGGTGTTTAGTCGCGTTACGTTGAATGATTGGAGAGATTTAGCGAAAGTGCATGTCAGTACCATAGCGATAAAAAGTCCTGGTTCATGCTCTCAATATCGTCCATTAATGAGGGACAAACGTGTTGCCTTAGTGATTAAAGGCGCTAGCGATAAACAAATTTCACAAGGAATGCTGCAAGTTTATAACGGAGATAAGAACGTTTTTGTATCTCTTGATTGTGAGAGAGCAGATATATTGACACCTCTTTAATAGATACAGATGGAAGATGAGGTAACACCATGGATAAAAAGGTATTACTGGCAGGGGCCACCGGGTATTTGGGCAGTTTTGTTGCTACGGAATTGTTGAAGCGAGATTACACAGTACGCACTATAGTACGAGATTCCGAAAAATTATACGAGAAGGGGATTGTTCCGCACGAGTTACTTGAAGCAGAAGTGACAGAGTCACATACCCTTAGTGGGTGTTGCGATGGTATTGATACGGTGATCTCTACGGTCGGTATCACTCGTCAAAAAGACGGTTTGAGCTATATGGATGTAGACTATCAAGCCAACCTCAATCTTCTGGAACAAGCGAAAGCCAGTGGTGTACGTAAATTTATTTATGTCTCTATTTTGGATGGAGAGAAGTTACGTAAGGTGTCTCTCTGCGCCGCCAAGGAGCGATTTGTTGAAGCGCTCAAAACCTCAGGTCTAGAGTATACCGTGGTTCGACCTAATGGTTTTTTTTCCGACATGGATGAGTTTTACCACATGGCGGAAACGGGGCGTATTTTTCTGTTTGCTGGTGGGCAGTATAAGTCGAACCCAATCCATGGAGCCGATCTCGCTAGTTTGGTTGTTGATGCGATAGATATACCTAAACGTGAGGTCGCAGCCGGAGGCCCTGACGTCTTAACCCACAAGCAAATTGCAGAAATGGCGTTTAAGTGTGCTGGTAAGAAACCAGCCATTATTTATATCCCAAGTTGGGCGCGTGTATTGGCTATGGGGGCAAGCCGTTTTTTTACTAGTCGCCACCAATATGGCCCTATCGAATTCTTCATTACAGTGATGTCTCGAGATATGCTAGCTCCCCCCAAAGGGCATTTGCATTTAGAGGAGCATTACCGTGAGTTACATGGTCACTCGGCCAGTAAATAAAGCCTCAATAAGCCAGACAGAATTTGCTCATATTCCTGCCTTAGCTGAGGCAGGAATTCATTTGTCTGTTACATCACTATTGATGTCGATGATAAACCCACTCTAGTACTTTGTGATTCTTCGCTGCCGGAGCCATTTTTGCGTCTGGATACCAAGAAAAATGTTCCGTTGGAATAGAGAAAGTAATGATAGTTTTATCGTTATGGCACGCAGGTCTGATATTTCGCAAAACCATATGCAACCAGATAACAGTTTTCATAAAATTGACATGTTTTTAGTAGTAGAATTTATGCTACTTAATATCATTTTTAATGATAATTTACGTTAATAGATGGAAGAAGTGTCAATAAAATGGTGTTCGATATTAACAACTTGCATAAATACTGTGCAAATTTTAAAAAAGGCTTATGTAAAACTAGCGTTCTATCACAGAGTTGCTCATTGCAATTTGTCTTGATGTCTGCGCAGTCTATTCTATTAACAAAGTAGTCCTGATAATTGAGTGGATATTTTATGGTAATGAGCATTCTTTTAGCGTTAGGGAACAAGCGTTGGTTTGCGAGCAAACCATGCACTGCGGGCATTTTTGCGGTTGAATCTCTACGTAATAAAGTTCAGAGCAGTTTAACATCGGGGCACTTTGATTGTTTGGAAAATCGTCTTACTCTGCAAGAGATGCAGTCGATTGAAGAACATTATAGATTTAAAGATTATAAAGCGATTCAAGAGCTATTCGAACAATACGTGGTATTGATGCGCTTGGTTAAGCAAGAAAAAAATAGTGCTAAGGTCAATTGTTTGACTGGAGAGCTTGGGGTGGTGTTAAGCCATCTTGAAAAGCGACTTTAAGTCCATTTGATTAACAACGCAAAGTCGGAATTATGGGAAAGGGAACTGGTTTTCAGTTCCCTTTTTCTATTCTAACGGAGTGGTTCTGCCTTAGGCTGGCTTAAACAAATCCTTTAATCCGTGAGGTTGGCACCGCAAATATTGGGGTGATACCGCCATTGTGTCACCTAGCTCAGCAGCGGCATGCCATGGCCAACGGGGGTTATACAAGATGCCACGAGCTAAGCCTATCGCATCGGCTTGCTGTTTCTGTAAAATATCTTCCGCTTGATGCGGATCGGTAATCAAACCCACAGCAATAACAGGCATGTCCACTTGGCCTTTTATTTGCTCTGCAAATGGTACTTGATAGTTAGGTTCGACTTTTAGTTGCTGTTTTGCCGTTAAACCACCGCTCGATACGTGAATGTAGTGACAACCTTTCTTGTCTAATATTCTTGCCAACTCAATACTTTGTTGTTCATCCCAGCCGCCTTCAGCCCAATCGGTAGCGCTGATTCTTATTCCGACAATGAATGATGCTGGCATAGCCGCCTTTATGGCGTCAAATACCTGCACTACTAACCGCATGCGATTTTCTAAACTACCTCCAAATTCATCTTGGCGCTGATTACTGATTGGTGATAAAAATTGGTGGAGTAAATAACCATGCGCTGCGTGGATTTCCACGCCCTGGAAGCCGGCTGCATGGGCCCGTTTAGCTCCTGCTACAAATGCATTTATAATGCGTTGAATACCCTCATCATTTAAAGCCTCTGGCGTAGGATCGCTTTCTGAAAACGTTGTTGGACTTGGTGCGACTGTTTGCCATCCATTAGGTTGGTCGGCTGCTATTGGTTGTCCCCCTTCCCAGGGTTTGCTGGTTGAGGCTTTACGACCTGCGTGACCTAATTGCATAACCATTGGGGTTTTGCTGTAACGGGTAACGCGCTGGACAACTTGTTGCCAAGCATCTTGGCATTCTTGGTCCCAAATTCCTGCGTCGGCGTAGCTAATTCTTCCTTCTGGCGCAATAGCGCTTGCTTCAACAATCAGTAAACCAGCACCGGATTGAGCTAAGGTTGCATAGTGCTGTTCATGCCAAGGTTGTACCACTCCGTTTTCTGCTGAATACATACACATTGGCGCGACAATAATGCGATTACTCAGTGTGGTTTGACCGAGAGTCATGGGAGTAAATAGGGCTGACACACGCTTCTCCTTAGGTATAACTTGTTTTTGAGAAAGGGTATTGTTACCCCAGACAATCGGAGAAGACAAGAACCTTGATACGGTGAATTTTTACCGAAGTCATTGATTGATTCACTCTATAGAAGAGCATCGTCGGAGAAGGCTAGGTAACATAAAAAACCTCCCATGGAGGGAGGTTTGGATGGTTAATTCAGTGATTCATATTGCTTTTCAGTATTGGCTTGTGGCACCGCTTGTGGTTCTTCAATCCAATCATCTAGATGGTGTTCTAAGCCAAGGACTTTACTTGTTTCAAGCAACACTTTTTGGTTAAGTGTTGGCTGTTCGTGCAGTGATTGACCGTAAGATGGTACCATGGCTTTGATTTTCTCTTGCCACTCTTTGGTGGTCATCTTTTCTGCAAAACAGTTGCTTAATAGTTCAAGCATAATGGCTGCAGAGGTTGATGCACCTGGCGAGGCTCCTAATAGCGCTGTGAGGCTTTTATCTGCTGAGTTCACCAACTCAGTTCCAAGCTGCAATTGGCCGCCTTTCCCTGGAACATTCTTGATGATTTGTACTCGTTGACCAGCCTGCCATAAACGCCAATCTTCTTTTTTCGCATTCGGGAAAAAGGTTTGTAGAGCGGCAAAGCGATCATCGTCCGTTTGACGTAATTGATTTAT
This genomic window from Vibrio tritonius contains:
- a CDS encoding diguanylate cyclase — protein: MLRDHLLQQFIQEGRKPVLLVVDDQPINIRAINEVFKDECDVLMATNGRSALQIAREQRPDLILLDIIMPEMDGYQVCQQLSLDSITADIPVIFVTAETEVNVEARGFEVGAVDFITKPFNPLIVRARVMNHLILKIQMDIMKDMALIDGLTGLPNRRRFDQALLGDWNLCQREQKNVALLMIDVDYFKRYNDSYGHLAGDECLKSIARALQASVRRTSDSSCRYGGEEFACLLPFTDQEGAVLCAENIINEVKNLNIEHKTSDVSSFVTVSIGIAVRTPTLDVQVEQLVKEADEALYTSKQTGRNKFTVYAL
- a CDS encoding SDR family oxidoreductase, with protein sequence MDKKVLLAGATGYLGSFVATELLKRDYTVRTIVRDSEKLYEKGIVPHELLEAEVTESHTLSGCCDGIDTVISTVGITRQKDGLSYMDVDYQANLNLLEQAKASGVRKFIYVSILDGEKLRKVSLCAAKERFVEALKTSGLEYTVVRPNGFFSDMDEFYHMAETGRIFLFAGGQYKSNPIHGADLASLVVDAIDIPKREVAAGGPDVLTHKQIAEMAFKCAGKKPAIIYIPSWARVLAMGASRFFTSRHQYGPIEFFITVMSRDMLAPPKGHLHLEEHYRELHGHSASK
- a CDS encoding NADH:flavin oxidoreductase/NADH oxidase → MSALFTPMTLGQTTLSNRIIVAPMCMYSAENGVVQPWHEQHYATLAQSGAGLLIVEASAIAPEGRISYADAGIWDQECQDAWQQVVQRVTRYSKTPMVMQLGHAGRKASTSKPWEGGQPIAADQPNGWQTVAPSPTTFSESDPTPEALNDEGIQRIINAFVAGAKRAHAAGFQGVEIHAAHGYLLHQFLSPISNQRQDEFGGSLENRMRLVVQVFDAIKAAMPASFIVGIRISATDWAEGGWDEQQSIELARILDKKGCHYIHVSSGGLTAKQQLKVEPNYQVPFAEQIKGQVDMPVIAVGLITDPHQAEDILQKQQADAIGLARGILYNPRWPWHAAAELGDTMAVSPQYLRCQPHGLKDLFKPA